The Gemmatimonadaceae bacterium DNA window TTTGTCCGGCGTGCTCTTGGGATCGTAGTAGTCGCTCTTGGGATCGAGCGCCGTGTGGTCGGGATACGCCTCCTTCACCACCTTGGCCACGCCGACGATCGCGGCGGGATTCGACATCGAGTGATAGAAGAAAACCAGGTCGCCCTTCTTCATCGCCTGGAGATGAATGCGCGCCGCATACGCGCGAACGCCGTCCCAGTGCGTGGTCTTCTTGGGGCTTGCGACGAGATCGTCGTACGAGAAGACGTCGGGTTCGGATTTGACCAGCCAGTAGTTCATGGGTGTCTTTCCAAAGTCGTTCCCACTGTCATTCCAGTGTCATTCCGGGCGAAGCGACGAATCTTCCACAAGGGTAGAGTGGCCAGGCCATCTACCTGAACGCAAGATTCCTCAGTCGCTTCGCTCCTTCGGAATGACAGGGATCGCTTCGCTCCTTCGGAATGACAGGGATCGCTGCGCCCCTTCGGACTGACAGCTAGTTTTCGCGCATGAACGTGC harbors:
- a CDS encoding EVE domain-containing protein, yielding MNYWLVKSEPDVFSYDDLVASPKKTTHWDGVRAYAARIHLQAMKKGDLVFFYHSMSNPAAIVGVAKVVKEAYPDHTALDPKSDYYDPKSTPDKPTWFMVDLKAVEKLPRPVGLDEIKKTKGLEKMALVRIGRLSVSPVTESEYTIIRKLADA